A portion of the Apis mellifera strain DH4 linkage group LG6, Amel_HAv3.1, whole genome shotgun sequence genome contains these proteins:
- the LOC100576179 gene encoding cilia- and flagella-associated protein 43 translates to MQLKEEEEESREQKTAILNDFEELRNKVKKLLDENEASTEIEKLPIAAFDLDIKGRDHKLKVGRDICENLRLEFEHNINETKRVSKWIRKNFWDPQKVVAKSLYAIFDEMEVVNYPSIAEDPDDVLFLKYINFHKKTAYSVLENDRFEPWKIYTEQELQMEASKKHNIYREQDKRIHLLMNDWELEDKEEDLKRFKYEMEERKAVNGTTTHRFIESSPYYPQFGYYGFAQTKINNRFFLHDCTKLRDFFNNKFNEIYALKEREMNVIRDRIERIRYIDSELNIMFNKHVPHVPTDPVWHWQERPESIITVRRDEIKAKPYISPSAMEILMKQAAEEERIRKLLLADDFRERALMAMMNGVLEVRWEDIIKIDVPKPACMLAKKPEDYTSEDILAVKQYEKDVQFLKEERERYHRMLDAEYLKVMEQLKEGIDKFNGKLNNLFHMKMDIEAAINQLYLRYVRGLLLVHHRIMTFEEENSLKKRIADKEDYEREMDEHIKMFQNVHQKVTDKYTSLVSKEKAFAKKFKSEFYHMHKVQMEILERQCNRRPRVNLRNLESSDFYELAEDVLGGKGARIYLPSECKDYLRILHNFDIRPVTVPPSIDASNWENLIRLRRAKINLELMIRGAQSELMDVEAVLLGFEQKMEKCKIDMEDMKKDIVEKRMRQMMEDLDVEIQLVLKMGQVEIDLEGELTDSKHAVLVSKTTIDSANSYIRAAGECKLKALNNLLSFQRGTLLKQWQHMCRKKNLEDLKEDLRFTESTTVTKEMQGYLKRKAKGLPDDKTPQQLDDDIEAVKRKFQKALDEERSRLEAVEKEIANLKVKNEQLDRQILEMNMARCDMELRRDIVGEERQKEHLERKVKMVMHRSALVKKLQENYAELVELQTEHELLRLKRYPTFHFRMLDENEETRKNVRTNLC, encoded by the exons ATGCAgctgaaggaggaggaggaagagagcaGGGAGCAGAAGACGGCCATATTGAATGATTTCGAGGAGCTTCGGAACAAGGTGAAAAAGTTGTTGGACGAGAACGAGGCGAGCACGGAGATAGAAAAGCTTCCCATAGCCGCGTTCGATCTGGACATAAAGGGGCGGGATCACAAGTTGAAGGTTGGCCGCGACATTTGCGAGAACCTTCGCCTCGAGTTCGAGCACAACATCAACGAGACGAAGAGGGTGTCCAAGTGGATACGGAAAAATTTCTGGGACCCGCAAAAGGTGGTCGCCAAGAGTCTGTACGCGATCTTCGACGAGATGGAGGTGGTCAATTATCCCTCGATCGCCGAGGATCCGGACGATGTGTTGTTCCTAAAGTACATAAACTTTCACAAGAAGACCGCGTACAGCGTCCTCGAGAACGACAGGTTCGAAccttggaaaatatataccgAGCAAGAGTTGCAGATGGAGGCGAGCAAGAAGCACAATATATATCGCGAGCAGGACAAGAGGATCCATCTGTTGATGAACGATTGGGAGTTGGAGGACAAGGAGGAGGATTTGAAGAGGTTTAAGTACGAAATGGAAGAACGGAAAGCGGTGAACG GAACCACGACTCATCGCTTCATCGAGTCATCCCCTTATTACCCTCAATTCGGCTACTACGGATTCGCCCAAACCAAGATAAACAATCGTTTCTTCCTGCACGATTGCACCAAACTTCGGGActttttcaacaataaattCAACGAGATATACGCGctgaaggagagagagatgaacGTGATACGGGACAGAATCGAGAGGATACGTTACATAGATTCGGAATTGAACATCATGTTTAACAAACACGTGCCACACGTCCCAACCGATCCCGTCTGGCACTGGCAG GAGAGGCCAGAGAGCATAATCACGGTGAGAAGGGACGAGATAAAGGCGAAGCCGTACATATCCCCGTCCGCCATGGAAATATTGATGAAGCAAGCGGCGGAGGAGGAGCGTATAAGAAAATTGTTGCTTGCCGACGATTTTCGGGAGCGCGCCCTCATGGCGATGATGAACGGTGTGTTGGAGGTGCGTTGGGAGGACATAATCAAGATAGACGTGCCCAAGCCTGCCTGCATGCTGGCGAAGAAACCGGAGGACTACACGTCCGAGGATATATTGGCGGTGAAACAGTACGAGAAGGACGTGCAATTTCTCAAGGAGGAGAGGGAACGGTATCACAGGATGTTGGACGCGGAATATTTAAAGGTTATGGAACAATTGAAGGAGGGTATAGACAAGTTCAATGGGAAATTGAACAATCTGTTCCAC ATGAAAATGGACATAGAGGCGGCGATCAACCAGTTGTACCTGAGATACGTGCGAGGTTTGCTCCTGGTCCATCATAGGATAATGACGTTCGAGGAGGAGAATTCGTTGAAGAAGAGGATCGCGGACAAGGAGGACTACGAGAGGGAGATGGACGAGCACATAAAGATGTTTCAGAACGTTCATCAAAAAGTGACGGACAAATACACCAGCTTGGTCAGCAAGGAGAAAGCGTTCGCGAAAAAGTTCAAGAGCGAGTTCTATCATATGCACAAGGTGCAGATGGAGATACTGGAACGGCAGTGCAATCGCAGGCCTAGGGTGAATCTGAGGAATCTCGAGTCGTCCGACTTTTACGAACTCGCGGAGGATGTGTTGGGGGGGAAGGGGGCCAGGATTTACCTGCCTTCAGAGTGCAAGGATTACCTGAGGATACTGCACAATTTCGACATTAGACCTGTCACAGTTCCACCGAGCATAGACGCCTCGAACTGGGAGAATCTGATCCGTCTGAGACGCGCGAAGATCAATTTGGAACTGATGATAAGGGGGGCGCAGAGCGAGCTCATGGACGTGGAGGCGGTGCTCCTAGGTTTCGAGCAGAAGATGGAGAAGTGCAAGATCGACATGGAGGATATGAAGAAGGATATAGTGGAGAAGAGGATGCGGCAAATGATGGAGGACCTCGACGTGGAGATACAGTTGGTGTTGAAGATGGGCCAGGTGGAGATCGATCTCGAGGGGGAATTGACCGATTCGAAGCACGCGGTCCTCGTCTCGAAAACAACCATCGACAGCGCCAACTCGTACATACGTGCCGCGGGCGAGTGCAAATTGAAGGCTTTGAACAACTTGTTGAGCTTTCAGAGAG GCACCCTGTTGAAGCAATGGCAGCACATGTGCAGGAAGAAGAATTTGGAGGATCTGAAGGAGGATCTCCGTTTCACGGAATCGACCACTGTGACGAAAGAGATGCAGGGTTACTTGAAGAGGAAGGCGAAAGGTTTGCCGGACGACAAGACGCCGCAACAGTTGGACGACGACATAGAGGCGGTGAAACGGAAGTTTCAGAAGGCGTTGGACGAGGAGAGGTCGCGGCTCGAGGCCGTGGAGAAGGAGATCGCCAATCTGAAGGTGAAGAACGAGCAGCTCGATCGGCAGATCCTCGAGATGAACATGGCCAGGTGCGACATGGAGTTGAGGCGCGACATCGTCGGCGAGGAGAGGCAGAAGGAACACCTCGAGAGGAAGGTGAAGATGGTGATGCATCGATCGGCGTTGGTCAAGAAGCTGCAGGAAAATTACGCGGAACTCGTCGAGCTGCAGACCGAGCACGAGCTGCTCAGGCTCAAGCGATACCCGACCTTTCATTTCAGGATGCTCGACGAAAACGAGGAGACGCGGAAGAACGTTCGAACGAAtctttgttaa
- the LOC113218565 gene encoding uncharacterized protein LOC113218565 has protein sequence MPISHDNWKTAWARGSKFEDIIWIGNDVLAWCSGLHIVFYQIEHKKKSILWCWSHDIGEGVRSLSSHTKYPIFAFAEKASQPKIMVYTYPSLIKISECANGFTNHCLATGFTSTDYIISMGSYPHFRLSVWNWRTGEKIAAVHTHIRDEIGQIMRINLIGPVLVAQVGKSCGEAYVWDLIITKEATILKEYEIKLPRDEPIRGLDWSSTSTEPLLALVDKEGHIYLSNYDGSDVYRIMVGHRCNICIEKDLPIIKWFQDGLVLRTPYCQISFYKKFARLNIWRKLWYVKTEKKPYILITNPYRDRRFFYYTYEGELMQVDIFEENDKPVVSKCFDNGGVYRFVDFVYPWCHHLFAICDANKEYVILECYEGTLISNIIPDVDDEILCQTSHPEFPLIVLATNRGELHCVSIVKPTNPKIIARLRIQRTPLDFVKFSLSGRSLIAAETKAGNCYYINMQRVNMYDVQTLIRVGHPISDVLIFEGYKKLRILVLYTIVRNVGHSLFLYEIVENQTLVVAPIVELLLPGVYRNLYHVPGNPMFLIGTPYMTRQLRVQKIQDFKNITFEDGLMTGHLMKLASLFVDRWWIMTMAIDGIVHVRDKTVRREMACIKTHHREELGTKKAMSNKQGDLIIALGYNGSLIATKFSPAKKRRSCKDYVPRRRNVRAKWSTSCTRR, from the exons ATGCCGATAAGTCACGACAATTGGAAGACCGCTTGGGCACGCGGTAGTAAATTCGAGGATATCATTTGGATAGGAAATGACGTTCTGGCTTGGTGTTCCGGCCTTCACATCGTGTTCTACCAGATCGAGCACAAGAAGAAGAGTATCCTTTGGTGTTGGTCTCACGATATCGGGGAGGGAGTTCGATCCCTTTCCTCGCACACCAAGTATCCCATATTCGCTTTTGCCGAGAAAGCGTCTCAACCAAAAATCATGGTGTATACGTACCCATCGTTGATCAAAATATCCGAATGCGCAAACGGGTTCACGAATCATTGTCTGGCCACCGGATTCACCTCCACCGATTACATAATCTCGATGGGCTCGTATCCACACTTCAGACTGAGCGTATGGAATTGGAGGACAGGCGAGAAGATCGCCGCTGTGCACACCCATATACGAGACGAGATTGGCCAGATCATGAGGATCAATCTGATAGGACCTGTCCTCGTTGCTCAAGTGGGGAAAAGTTGCGGGGAGGCGTACGTTTGGGATCTGATCATCACCAAAGAAGCTACTATTTTGAAAG AGTACGAGATAAAACTTCCGAGGGACGAACCGATTCGTGGACTGGACTGGTCTTCAACGTCCACGGAACCGTTACTGGCGCTCGTTGACAAAGAGGGTCACATCTATCTGAGTAATTACGACGGAAGCGACGTCTATCGGATCATGGTTGGCCACCGTTGCAACATCTGCATAGAGAAGGATCTGCCTATAATCAAGTGGTTCCAGGACGGCCTCGTGTTACGAACGCCGTACTGTCAGATATCGTTCTACAAAAAGTTCGCGAGATTGAATATATGGAGAAAACTGTGGTACGTGAAGACGGAGAAGAAACCGTATATTCTTATCACGAATCCGTATCGGGATCGCCGATTTTTCTATTACACGTACGAGGGGGAGCTGATGCAAGTGGATATATTCGAGGAAAACGACAAGCCTGTAGTTTCCAAATGCTTCGACAACGGAGGAGTGTATCGTTTCGTCGATTTCGTGTATCCGTGGTGCCATCATTTGTTCGCTATTTGCGACGCGAACAAAGAATACGTCATACTCGAGTGTTACGAAGGGACTCTCATCTCGAACATAATACCAGACGTGGACGACGAAATATTGTGTCAGACCTCCCATCCGGAATTTCCGTTGATCGTTTTGGCGACCAATCGCGGCGAGTTGCACTGCGTATCCATCGTGAAGCCGACCAATCCTAAGATCATCGCTCGATTGAGGATCCAACGAACGCCGTTGGATTTCGTCAAATTCTCGTTGTCTGGAAG ATCTCTGATCGCGGCCGAGACAAAAGCAGGCAACTGTTACTACATAAACATGCAACGGGTGAATATGTACGACGTGCAGACGTTGATCAGAGTCGGACATCCGATCTCCGACGTACTAATCTTCGAAGGATACAAGAAGCTGCGTATCCTCGTTCTATACACGATCGTGAGAAACGTGGGGCACAGCTTGTTCCTATACGAGATCGTGGAAAATCAAACGTTGGTCGTCGCGCCGATCGTGGAATTGCTTTTGCCTGGAGTGTATCGGAATCTCTATCACGTGCCCGGTAATCCGATGTTCCTCATAGGAACACCTTACATGACGCGCCAACTTCGAGTGCAGAAGATACAAGATTTCAAGAACATCACGTTCGAGGACGGTTTGATGACAGGGCATCTCATGAAACTGGCCAGTTTGTTCGTGGATCGATGGTGGATCATGACGATGGCCATCGACGGGATAGTTCACGTAAGGGACAAGACAGTGAGGCGGGAAATGGCGTGCATCAAGACCCATCACAGGGAGGAATTGGGCACGAAGAAGGCGATGTCCAACAAACAAGGGGATCTGATCATCGCCCTCGGTTACAACGGCTCGTTGATCGCGACCAAGTTTTCCCCCGCCAAAAAG CGTAGGAGCTGCAAGGATTACGTTCCCCGAAGGAGAAACGTACGAGCAAAGTGGAGCACAAGCTGTACGAGAAGATGA